From the Theobroma cacao cultivar B97-61/B2 chromosome 2, Criollo_cocoa_genome_V2, whole genome shotgun sequence genome, one window contains:
- the LOC18607784 gene encoding protein NUCLEAR FUSION DEFECTIVE 6, chloroplastic/mitochondrial isoform X2 has protein sequence MASFCRSAVMAGSRSLASRSKTLTLKSLTPKPMSSPFSSPSTRSLPCASRILSVLGGVESMMPLHSAIASARLQSSIAVDSSCWSWLSQDFAVPR, from the exons ATGGCGTCGTTTTGCAGATCAGCAGTAATGGCGGGTTCTAGGTCCCTCGCTTCTAGATCCAAAACCCTAACTTTAAAGAGCCTAACTCCAAAACCAATGtcttctcctttctcttctcCGTCAACAAGATCCCTCCCTTGCGCTTCAAG GATCTTATCGGTGTTGGGAGGAGTAGAGTCCATGATGCCACTTCATAGTGCCATTGCATCTGCTCGGCTACAATCAAGCATAGCCGTCGATTCCTCCTGTTGGAGCTGGCTCTCTCAAg ACTTTGCAGTTCCTCGGTGA
- the LOC18607784 gene encoding protein NUCLEAR FUSION DEFECTIVE 6, chloroplastic/mitochondrial isoform X1, which yields MASFCRSAVMAGSRSLASRSKTLTLKSLTPKPMSSPFSSPSTRSLPCASRILSVLGGVESMMPLHSAIASARLQSSIAVDSSCWSWLSQGLATPL from the exons ATGGCGTCGTTTTGCAGATCAGCAGTAATGGCGGGTTCTAGGTCCCTCGCTTCTAGATCCAAAACCCTAACTTTAAAGAGCCTAACTCCAAAACCAATGtcttctcctttctcttctcCGTCAACAAGATCCCTCCCTTGCGCTTCAAG GATCTTATCGGTGTTGGGAGGAGTAGAGTCCATGATGCCACTTCATAGTGCCATTGCATCTGCTCGGCTACAATCAAGCATAGCCGTCGATTCCTCCTGTTGGAGCTGGCTCTCTCAAg GACTTGCAACACCATTGTGA
- the LOC18607787 gene encoding uncharacterized protein At1g01500: MERVYETSNGNGPTSEGHMVMRHSPYQPFSKRSLSWLDLRVFYVRVSKCETDDSTPEHLTLNHVPLNPDTLLEVNGVRTGIYSDGASTLLRRDRLDKKSEEATFVSTDSTRLTGSVKFEVFHKDTLLLSVVLELCDSNGYTEESRGSGQQWSMNCESVITAGTGFLKAKQFVSPDSASPTVEVYVAGSFLGSPIILTRTLQLSLRKKQMKKGMLDSIPEYEATEGPKEVTPVQIPDYLNYKPESEDHNHLYYSGTDYFDGEDGELTWFNAGVRVGVGIGLSICVGLGIGVGLLVRTYQGTTRNFRRRLL, translated from the exons ATGGAGAGAGTTTATGAAACATCTAATGGAAATGGGCCTACTAGTGAAGGCCATATGGTTATGAGGCACTCCCCTTACCAGCCATTTTCGAAGAGATCGTTATCTTGGCTTGATTTAAGAGTTTTCTATGTCAGAGTAAGCAAGTGTGAGACTGATGATTCAACTCCCGAGCACCTCACTTTAAACCATGTCCCATTGAATCCTGATACACTTCTTGAAGTAAATGGTGTTAGAACTGGCATCTATTCTGATGGCGCATCCACCCTTCTTAGAAGGGATCGGCTAGATAAGAAATCTGAAGAAGCCACTTTTGTGAGCACAGATAGCACAAGGCTGACAGGAAGTGTGAAGTTTGAGGTTTTTCATAAGGATACTCTTCTGCTATCTGTGGTTTTAGAGTTGTGTGACAGTAACGGTTATACTGAAGAGTCAAGAGGAAGTGGCCAGCAATGGAGCATGAATTGTGAATCAGTCATAACTGCAGGCACTGGCTTTCTGAAGGCCAAACAATTTGTTAGCCCAGATTCAGCTTCTCCCACAGTTGAGGTTTATGTTGCAGGGTCCTTCTTGGGCAGTCCAATCATATTGACTAGAACTCTGCAGCTTAGTTTACGGAAGAAGCAAATGAAGAAGGGGATGCTGGACTCGATACCGGAGTATGAGGCAACTGAAGGCCCGAAAGAAGTTACTCCTGTGCAG ATACCAGATTACTTGAATTACAAACCAGAAAGTGAGGACCACAACCATCTGTACTACTCAGGGACAGACTATTTTGATGGTGAAGATGGGGAGCTCACTTGGTTCAATGCTGGTGTCAGGGTGGGGGTCGGGATTGGCCTCAGCATCTGTGTTGGACTTGGGATAGGAGTAGGTTTGCTGGTTCGTACCTACCAAGGCACAACCCGTAACTTTAGAAGGCGACTACTCTAA